In Nitrospinota bacterium, a single genomic region encodes these proteins:
- the speB gene encoding agmatinase: MLAFFCYKQLMENTPMFGETGYTYENASIVIVPIPFEGTVSYKGGTANGPEAIISASPNAEMFDMATERDYTKLKQTLAPQLDVTGITEEVMERIEKSVSRILDDGKMPFLLGGEHSITGPAVRAVAKHYEKSGEKIGVVQIDAHADLRDEYSGTIHSHAAVMRRIIEVAPAVQLGIRSCSIEEWKLIKEKNLRVLQPAETFSKGKLDEALATLPEKIYLTVDIDGLDPSLIPATGTPEPGGFSWNEVMEIFKTILKTKMIIGGDLVELAPIKGFHSPDFIASRLAFRMMSLMPGAFDK, encoded by the coding sequence ATGCTAGCATTTTTCTGCTACAAACAGCTTATGGAAAATACCCCGATGTTCGGCGAAACAGGCTATACGTATGAAAATGCGTCCATTGTAATCGTCCCTATTCCGTTTGAAGGAACTGTCTCCTACAAGGGGGGAACGGCAAACGGCCCGGAGGCGATAATAAGCGCATCCCCGAACGCCGAGATGTTCGACATGGCAACGGAGAGGGACTATACGAAGCTGAAGCAGACACTTGCACCTCAACTCGACGTGACAGGAATAACGGAAGAGGTGATGGAGCGGATAGAGAAGAGCGTTTCCCGCATTCTGGATGACGGCAAGATGCCGTTCCTGCTTGGAGGGGAACATTCCATCACCGGCCCGGCCGTAAGGGCCGTAGCGAAACACTATGAAAAGAGCGGTGAAAAGATAGGCGTAGTGCAGATAGACGCCCACGCCGACCTGAGGGACGAATATTCAGGGACCATCCACAGTCACGCCGCCGTTATGCGGAGGATCATCGAGGTGGCCCCTGCCGTTCAGCTCGGCATAAGGAGCTGTTCCATTGAAGAGTGGAAGCTCATCAAGGAGAAAAATCTACGCGTGCTTCAGCCGGCGGAAACATTCAGCAAGGGGAAGCTGGATGAGGCGCTCGCGACACTACCTGAAAAGATCTACCTGACGGTCGATATCGACGGCCTCGACCCGTCGCTTATACCTGCGACAGGAACACCGGAGCCGGGAGGATTTTCATGGAACGAGGTTATGGAAATTTTCAAGACCATCTTGAAAACAAAAATGATCATCGGAGGCGACCTGGTGGAACTCGCTCCGATAAAAGGATTTCACTCTCCTGACTTTATCGCCTCGCGCCTTGCGTTCCGCATGATGTCGCTTATGCCTGGGGCGTTCGATAAATGA
- a CDS encoding M48 family metallopeptidase, producing MKRLLLSIILISLFSPYLPAQTTEEEIKVGENGDKYIRENFGEYDDKKIQDYVTRIGNKLLESIDDAEFKYHFLVIEDPALNAFALPGGYIYITTGMLAYLNSEAGLAGILGHEIGHVIGHHSIKQMKKSMGDTLLVFAGLAGSIATGQAADTTLAWVVATSQISEMNRLGYGRDLELQADEFGMIYTYDAGYDPREVSTFFQTLKFKERVSGVGYHGFSATHPDTVERVIKSDEKAGILIKRGKKVKSSREEYIRAIEGLTYGRFDRRKKEKPSFKIAIYEAKEGDTFRTIAAEQSMDESMAFEIAVMNAMRPDDPLEPGFLMKVPVPYKPPVSDHSPVDGKKHRGKGGGQGKGPG from the coding sequence ATGAAACGTCTTCTGCTCTCAATAATCTTAATCTCACTGTTTTCACCGTACCTCCCTGCCCAGACGACGGAAGAAGAGATCAAGGTAGGCGAAAACGGCGACAAGTATATTCGAGAGAATTTCGGGGAGTATGACGATAAGAAGATCCAGGATTATGTGACGCGGATTGGGAACAAGCTTCTTGAATCGATTGATGACGCTGAATTTAAATATCATTTTCTCGTAATCGAGGATCCGGCGCTTAACGCGTTCGCCCTTCCCGGTGGCTACATTTACATTACTACAGGAATGCTCGCGTATCTGAACAGCGAGGCCGGACTTGCGGGGATACTTGGTCACGAGATTGGGCATGTGATAGGCCATCACTCGATAAAACAGATGAAGAAAAGCATGGGGGATACGCTCCTTGTCTTTGCCGGGCTTGCCGGCTCCATCGCTACCGGGCAGGCGGCGGACACGACGCTCGCGTGGGTGGTCGCCACATCGCAGATATCCGAGATGAACAGGCTCGGATACGGCCGCGATCTGGAACTCCAGGCAGATGAATTCGGGATGATCTACACATACGATGCCGGATACGATCCGAGAGAGGTATCGACTTTTTTTCAAACCCTCAAATTCAAGGAGAGGGTAAGCGGCGTGGGGTATCACGGATTTTCCGCCACTCACCCCGATACTGTCGAGAGGGTTATCAAAAGCGACGAAAAGGCGGGGATACTGATAAAACGCGGCAAGAAGGTAAAGTCATCCCGCGAGGAGTACATAAGGGCGATCGAAGGGCTTACATACGGCAGGTTCGACAGGAGAAAAAAGGAAAAACCAAGCTTCAAGATCGCGATATACGAAGCAAAGGAAGGGGATACTTTCCGCACTATCGCGGCTGAACAGTCGATGGACGAGAGTATGGCCTTTGAAATCGCTGTAATGAACGCGATGAGGCCGGACGATCCGCTTGAGCCGGGATTTCTGATGAAGGTCCCGGTGCCCTATAAACCGCCTGTGTCTGATCACTCCCCGGTAGACGGTAAAAAGCACAGGGGCAAAGGGGGCGGTCAGGGGAAAGGGCCCGGTTAA
- a CDS encoding Gfo/Idh/MocA family oxidoreductase has protein sequence MADKRLRAGVIGVGRMGQFHANIYSELNDVEFIGISDLNSERGEMVKERFGVEYFPDFNDLLEKVDVVSIAVPTKLHYEVTKQTLLKGKHVLVEKPISNNYEHAKELFDIAGKMGMVLHVGHVERFNGAVQELSKLIEDPILIQSRRLGPYDPRVAEDGVVLDLMIHDIDIILNLVKSEVTMLNVIGTKVFSDRDDVVDVQMMFKSGCMATITASRATQNKVRNMAITCKSKYMKLDFADQEILVHRMASSQHEMRSKELKYKEEDRRERIFVHRENPLKHEIQHMLDCVLNRTDRRVSVDNELQSLRVALQILDKYKALKTS, from the coding sequence ATGGCAGACAAACGATTGCGCGCGGGTGTTATAGGGGTTGGCAGAATGGGACAGTTCCATGCCAATATCTACAGCGAATTGAACGATGTGGAATTCATCGGGATCTCCGATCTGAACTCCGAGAGGGGGGAGATGGTCAAGGAGAGATTCGGCGTAGAATATTTCCCCGATTTCAACGACCTCCTTGAAAAGGTCGACGTAGTTTCGATCGCCGTTCCCACGAAACTTCATTATGAAGTGACAAAGCAGACCCTCCTTAAAGGGAAACATGTCCTCGTTGAAAAACCGATCTCAAATAACTACGAGCATGCCAAGGAACTTTTCGATATTGCAGGGAAGATGGGGATGGTTCTGCATGTCGGCCATGTAGAGCGGTTCAACGGCGCGGTGCAGGAGCTCAGCAAGCTGATCGAGGATCCGATACTTATCCAGAGCCGGAGGCTTGGACCGTATGATCCGAGGGTCGCCGAAGACGGTGTGGTGCTTGATCTCATGATCCACGACATCGACATCATTCTTAACCTGGTCAAATCCGAAGTAACGATGCTCAACGTAATAGGTACAAAGGTTTTTTCCGACAGGGACGACGTCGTCGACGTTCAGATGATGTTCAAGTCCGGCTGTATGGCGACTATCACCGCGAGCAGGGCGACGCAAAACAAGGTCAGGAACATGGCTATCACCTGCAAGTCGAAATACATGAAGCTTGATTTTGCCGACCAGGAGATCCTCGTTCACAGGATGGCCTCCTCGCAACATGAAATGCGCTCAAAGGAGTTGAAGTACAAGGAAGAGGACAGGCGCGAGCGGATCTTCGTGCACCGTGAAAACCCGTTGAAGCACGAGATACAGCATATGCTCGACTGTGTGCTGAACAGAACGGACAGAAGGGTCTCGGTCGACAACGAACTTCAGTCGCTTCGCGTTGCGTTGCAGATTCTAGACAAGTACAAGGCCCTAAAAACCTCCTAG
- the lpxI gene encoding UDP-2,3-diacylglucosamine diphosphatase LpxI (LpxI, functionally equivalent to LpxH, replaces it in LPS biosynthesis in a minority of bacteria.) — protein sequence MEPIPNNILGLIAGKGELPQLVAETASRKGLKVAVACFDDAVYKSLQSMVYKIALLGIGQAGKTIKYLRDSGVVRVVLIGKFEKKLVFRDLLFDAAGLRIMSRAVRKSDTSVILSIFEELESGGLVIEKQTDWLPDLLPGKGTIGTVQPSERVLNDISYGAEICRDLAGKDIGQTIIVKEGVVVAVEGVEGTDETIERGCRLAGNGVVMVKMSRPKQDMRYDIPTIGLETINRLADMKAAGLAFEAGRVVIVNKDEVVKRANAAGISLVAV from the coding sequence ATGGAGCCAATCCCCAACAACATTCTTGGCCTTATCGCAGGCAAGGGGGAACTGCCGCAACTTGTGGCCGAGACCGCCTCGCGCAAGGGGTTGAAGGTCGCCGTCGCCTGTTTCGATGACGCCGTTTACAAATCCCTTCAATCAATGGTCTACAAGATAGCCCTCCTCGGGATAGGCCAGGCCGGAAAGACGATAAAATATTTGCGGGATTCCGGCGTCGTTCGCGTAGTCCTCATCGGCAAATTCGAAAAGAAACTTGTTTTCAGAGACCTTCTTTTCGATGCGGCAGGACTCAGGATCATGTCGCGGGCTGTAAGGAAGAGCGATACATCTGTAATACTCTCCATATTCGAGGAGCTTGAGAGCGGAGGACTGGTGATAGAAAAGCAGACAGACTGGCTGCCCGACCTTCTTCCGGGGAAAGGGACGATCGGCACAGTACAGCCTTCGGAAAGGGTGCTTAACGACATAAGCTATGGAGCGGAGATATGCCGTGATCTTGCGGGAAAGGATATAGGCCAGACGATAATCGTGAAGGAAGGGGTCGTCGTCGCAGTGGAAGGGGTCGAAGGGACCGATGAAACCATCGAGCGCGGATGCAGGCTCGCGGGCAACGGAGTAGTGATGGTCAAGATGAGCAGGCCGAAACAGGACATGCGGTACGATATTCCAACGATCGGACTGGAAACAATAAACAGGCTCGCCGATATGAAAGCCGCTGGTTTGGCGTTCGAGGCGGGCCGGGTGGTAATAGTGAACAAGGACGAAGTTGTTAAGCGCGCAAATGCCGCCGGCATCTCGCTCGTGGCGGTCTGA
- a CDS encoding thioesterase domain-containing protein — protein sequence MSSEYENISRELEEVMHAEIPLAKAMRISVESYDGSTLTLCAPLEPNINHKKTAFGGSIYSILVLSGWGLLWIKIRENNLHCSVVITKSETAFPKPVDGELNAICKIDPEKTDQLFEKFKRNGKAKIGLTSEIYSGGFLAATFKGTYALLTRK from the coding sequence ATGAGCAGTGAATACGAAAATATTTCAAGAGAACTCGAGGAGGTGATGCATGCCGAAATACCTCTGGCAAAAGCGATGCGCATAAGCGTGGAGAGTTATGACGGCTCGACGCTAACACTTTGCGCCCCGCTTGAGCCGAACATCAATCACAAGAAGACTGCTTTCGGCGGGAGTATTTATTCAATTTTGGTTTTATCCGGCTGGGGTCTTTTATGGATAAAAATCAGGGAAAACAACTTGCACTGTTCTGTCGTCATCACAAAAAGTGAGACCGCTTTTCCAAAACCTGTTGACGGAGAGCTAAACGCCATTTGCAAAATCGACCCTGAAAAAACAGACCAGCTCTTTGAAAAATTCAAGCGGAACGGAAAGGCAAAAATCGGCCTCACGTCAGAGATTTACTCCGGCGGGTTTTTAGCCGCAACCTTTAAGGGAACCTACGCCCTACTGACCAGGAAATAG
- the ftsY gene encoding signal recognition particle-docking protein FtsY, with protein MEIEKKGLLARLKEGLKKTNKTLISGITYATTGRISIDNEVIQELEDALITADIGMPTTISLIDSLKKAVKNKEITTVDGIRPFLSEKIAELAGSVKPVLETPAGNHTAPHVILVVGVNGAGKTTTIGKLANFYQSSGKSVLLSAGDTFRAAAIEQLDEWSRRVGCDIVKHQPNSDPSAVAFDAMKAAVARKKDIVIVDTAGRLHTRSNLMEELAKVRRIIGREVEGAPHETLLVLDGTTGQNALNQAKEFHSKINLTGLVLTKLDGTSKGGAVIGIITETKLPVKFIGIGEKIDDLQPFDPKLFAEAILHP; from the coding sequence ATGGAAATAGAAAAAAAGGGGCTTTTGGCCAGGCTGAAGGAAGGGCTGAAGAAAACCAATAAAACCCTCATAAGCGGCATCACATACGCCACTACCGGGAGAATCTCGATAGACAACGAGGTCATCCAGGAGCTCGAAGACGCCCTGATTACCGCCGATATCGGAATGCCGACGACAATCTCCCTTATCGACAGCCTTAAAAAAGCGGTAAAAAACAAGGAGATAACCACTGTCGACGGAATAAGACCGTTCCTTAGCGAAAAGATCGCCGAACTTGCTGGAAGCGTGAAACCGGTTCTCGAAACTCCCGCCGGAAACCACACCGCTCCGCACGTAATACTTGTCGTAGGGGTGAACGGCGCCGGAAAAACAACAACTATCGGGAAACTGGCGAATTTTTACCAGTCGTCCGGAAAAAGCGTTTTGCTCTCCGCCGGGGACACATTTCGCGCCGCGGCGATAGAACAGCTCGACGAATGGAGCCGGAGGGTTGGGTGCGACATCGTAAAGCACCAGCCGAACTCCGACCCGAGCGCGGTTGCGTTCGACGCGATGAAGGCGGCTGTCGCCAGGAAAAAGGATATCGTGATAGTAGATACGGCGGGGCGACTTCACACCCGCTCCAACCTGATGGAGGAACTGGCGAAGGTACGCAGGATAATTGGCCGGGAAGTGGAGGGGGCGCCGCATGAGACCCTTCTCGTCCTCGACGGCACGACGGGACAGAACGCACTCAATCAGGCGAAGGAGTTCCACTCGAAGATCAATCTCACCGGGCTAGTGCTCACAAAGCTCGACGGGACATCAAAGGGGGGCGCTGTCATCGGGATCATCACCGAAACGAAGCTCCCGGTAAAATTCATCGGGATAGGTGAAAAGATAGACGACCTCCAGCCGTTCGACCCAAAGCTCTTCGCTGAAGCGATACTCCATCCCTGA
- the gspD gene encoding type II secretion system secretin GspD — protein sequence MRSTTRPAALLLFIFLLSLPGARSLSYADENPLWVAENISVSGAKTEPVDLRKSDTPLPGPKISVNSSAASDAPLNESRKSGLDVNGEKASRRGTDNGPKMSLNFESAPIREVIKNICEFLGMNYIIEDDVKGFVTIRTLDRIPSAGAADLLDQLLVINNLTRVKVGDYWRFLPLAKAMQEPLPVYQDPPASEFAAADRFQIQILTFNYVSAAQVLEIMKPFLSKTASASLLARSNMLILVERGIKLVEIMDLVKALDVDSLDTMQVKLFPVQNAYSADVTAELVSIYTAMGYINKTAGTGITFLSLDRMNAILMINPFPKLYPTIQEWVAKLDSGPVETEELSTFIYDVQNGNAENLTSILNQIYSMDENGSASAPADPKGATAVKEDTGRRFKAEIANSSLSGSLQIISHKDTNTIIIRTARKNYPMILETLKRLDSKAQQVLIEVLITELTLSDDLQFGLEWAIRSANGKDFMALNAGGLGERGSVGSNLNTTFNPAGGSGLSFFTRPSANAMGLLHALASQSKLEVRASPMLMTSDNKPASIDITSEVPISTTSFSSTGAEVQNIQYRSVGIRLSLTPKINEDKYVALEIDQEISQIDDTRKGPNNESYFFRRQAKTSVMVKDAQSVMIGGMINNTKGGGRSGIPILSKIPIIGWLFGATDKKEEKTELLILLTPHVVENDEQAEVLTEDYKKKIMSLQSNARKTRKSTEENDNGKNAPKDGVTGEGPEKNAM from the coding sequence ATGAGAAGTACAACACGCCCTGCCGCGTTGCTCCTTTTCATATTTTTGCTGTCGCTCCCCGGCGCTCGTTCGCTTTCATATGCCGATGAGAATCCTTTATGGGTAGCGGAAAACATCTCCGTCTCCGGCGCGAAAACTGAACCGGTCGACCTGAGGAAAAGCGATACTCCTCTGCCGGGGCCGAAAATTTCGGTGAACTCCTCCGCCGCTTCGGACGCGCCGTTAAATGAATCGAGGAAAAGCGGCCTTGATGTAAACGGTGAGAAGGCGAGCAGAAGGGGCACGGATAACGGACCGAAGATGTCGCTCAATTTCGAATCGGCCCCCATCCGGGAGGTTATCAAGAATATTTGCGAGTTCCTCGGGATGAATTACATCATCGAGGACGACGTCAAAGGATTCGTAACCATCAGGACGCTTGACCGCATACCGTCCGCAGGGGCGGCGGACCTCCTCGATCAGCTCCTGGTGATAAACAATCTCACGCGGGTGAAGGTGGGTGACTACTGGCGTTTCCTCCCTCTGGCGAAAGCTATGCAGGAACCTCTGCCGGTCTACCAGGATCCGCCAGCTTCGGAATTCGCCGCCGCCGACAGATTCCAGATACAGATCCTTACGTTCAATTATGTCTCCGCCGCGCAGGTGCTGGAGATCATGAAACCTTTTCTTTCAAAAACAGCTTCCGCCTCCCTCCTGGCGCGGTCAAACATGCTCATTCTTGTCGAACGCGGCATCAAGCTCGTCGAGATCATGGATCTTGTAAAGGCGCTTGATGTTGATTCGCTCGATACGATGCAGGTGAAACTCTTCCCCGTGCAGAACGCCTATTCAGCCGACGTGACAGCGGAACTGGTTTCTATCTATACGGCAATGGGATACATAAATAAAACGGCAGGCACCGGGATAACTTTCCTCTCTCTCGACCGCATGAATGCCATACTGATGATCAACCCGTTCCCGAAGCTCTACCCGACCATTCAGGAGTGGGTGGCGAAACTCGATTCGGGTCCCGTTGAAACGGAAGAGCTCTCTACATTCATCTATGACGTGCAAAACGGGAACGCGGAAAATCTGACCTCGATTCTCAATCAGATATATTCCATGGATGAAAACGGCTCCGCGTCGGCCCCCGCCGATCCAAAAGGGGCAACAGCCGTGAAGGAAGACACCGGCAGGAGGTTCAAGGCGGAAATAGCCAACTCTTCGCTCAGCGGCTCACTTCAGATAATTTCGCACAAGGATACCAATACGATAATAATAAGAACCGCGCGGAAGAATTATCCGATGATCCTTGAAACGCTAAAGAGGCTAGATTCGAAGGCGCAACAGGTGCTGATAGAAGTGCTCATCACGGAGCTGACTCTTTCCGACGATCTTCAGTTCGGGCTTGAGTGGGCGATAAGGAGCGCCAACGGCAAGGACTTCATGGCATTGAACGCGGGGGGGCTTGGCGAAAGAGGTTCTGTCGGATCAAACCTGAACACTACATTTAATCCTGCCGGCGGCAGCGGGCTCAGTTTTTTCACAAGGCCGTCCGCGAACGCGATGGGGCTACTCCACGCGCTCGCCTCGCAGTCGAAGCTGGAGGTGCGCGCCTCGCCGATGCTCATGACAAGCGATAACAAACCGGCTTCAATAGACATCACGAGCGAGGTTCCGATATCGACGACTTCTTTCTCCTCCACCGGCGCGGAGGTGCAGAACATCCAGTACAGGAGCGTCGGCATCAGGCTTTCACTTACGCCGAAGATAAACGAGGACAAGTATGTCGCGCTGGAGATAGACCAGGAGATAAGCCAAATAGACGACACAAGGAAAGGGCCGAACAACGAATCGTATTTTTTCAGGAGACAGGCGAAAACCTCCGTGATGGTGAAGGACGCGCAGTCGGTGATGATAGGGGGGATGATCAACAACACGAAAGGTGGGGGGCGATCCGGCATTCCTATCCTTTCGAAGATCCCGATAATCGGATGGCTTTTCGGCGCGACTGATAAAAAGGAGGAGAAGACGGAACTCCTCATCCTCCTTACGCCGCATGTGGTGGAGAACGACGAGCAGGCGGAGGTGCTCACTGAGGATTACAAGAAGAAGATAATGAGCCTCCAGAGCAACGCGAGAAAAACCAGAAAAAGCACAGAGGAAAACGACAATGGGAAAAATGCCCCGAAGGATGGCGTAACCGGGGAAGGCCCAGAAAAGAACGCGATGTGA
- the rho gene encoding transcription termination factor Rho — translation MNITELKKKTVSELNVIAKSLDIQDISGIRKQDLIFKIIDSQTRKESGVYGEGVLEILPDGFGFLRAPSCSYLPGPDDMYVSPSQIRKFDLRTGDTISGEIRPPKDGERYFALLKVEKINGEEPNLEEARYMFDDLTPLYPDERLTLETEDGNMSMRAMDLITPIGKGQRGLIVASPRTGKTMFLQGLANSIAKNHPEVMLIVLLIDERPEEVTDMARSVKGEVIASTFDEPAQRHVQVAEMVIEKAKRLVEHGRDVVILLDSITRLSRAYNTIVPPSGKVLSGGIDANALQRPKRFFGAARNVEEGGSLTIMATALIETGSRMDDVIFEEFKGTGNMEIHLERRLADRRVYPAIDITRSGTRKEELLLPEEELGRIWLLRKVLQPMDPIEAMELLLDKMRQTKNNKQFLKALGTS, via the coding sequence ATGAATATAACCGAGCTAAAGAAAAAAACGGTATCGGAACTTAATGTCATCGCGAAAAGCCTGGACATCCAAGATATAAGCGGCATCCGCAAACAGGATCTTATCTTCAAGATAATCGATTCGCAAACGAGGAAAGAATCTGGCGTTTACGGAGAGGGCGTCCTCGAAATATTGCCGGACGGATTCGGGTTCCTCAGGGCGCCTTCGTGCAGTTACCTGCCGGGACCCGACGACATGTATGTTTCGCCTTCGCAGATTCGGAAGTTCGATCTCCGCACGGGGGATACCATCTCGGGCGAGATACGGCCTCCGAAGGATGGCGAGCGTTACTTCGCCCTTTTGAAAGTTGAGAAAATAAACGGCGAAGAGCCTAACCTTGAAGAAGCAAGATACATGTTCGACGACCTTACGCCTCTCTACCCGGACGAGCGCCTGACACTGGAGACAGAGGACGGCAACATGTCGATGAGGGCGATGGATCTGATCACGCCGATAGGGAAGGGACAGCGCGGTCTGATCGTTGCGTCTCCCCGAACAGGTAAAACGATGTTCCTGCAGGGGCTTGCGAATTCGATTGCGAAAAACCACCCCGAGGTGATGCTGATAGTCCTTCTCATAGACGAGAGGCCGGAAGAGGTTACGGACATGGCCCGCTCGGTAAAGGGGGAGGTAATAGCCTCCACATTCGACGAACCGGCCCAGCGACATGTTCAGGTGGCTGAAATGGTCATCGAAAAGGCGAAGCGCCTTGTTGAGCACGGCAGGGATGTAGTTATCCTTCTTGATTCGATAACCCGCCTTAGCAGGGCATACAATACGATCGTCCCGCCGAGCGGAAAGGTTCTCTCCGGCGGTATCGACGCGAACGCGCTTCAAAGGCCGAAAAGGTTTTTCGGCGCGGCAAGGAATGTCGAAGAAGGTGGAAGCCTTACCATCATGGCAACCGCTCTGATAGAGACAGGAAGCAGGATGGACGACGTTATTTTCGAAGAGTTCAAGGGAACGGGAAACATGGAGATACATCTTGAGCGCAGGCTGGCCGACAGAAGGGTCTACCCTGCGATAGATATCACGAGATCGGGAACGAGAAAAGAAGAGCTGTTGCTTCCCGAGGAGGAGCTGGGCCGCATCTGGCTTTTAAGAAAGGTTCTACAGCCTATGGATCCTATAGAAGCGATGGAGCTTCTTCTTGATAAGATGAGACAGACCAAGAACAATAAACAGTTCCTGAAAGCATTGGGAACGTCCTGA
- the rpmE gene encoding 50S ribosomal protein L31, which produces MRKDIHPDYVASKIICGCGAITDTRATVAEIKVDICSSCHPFYTGNQKLIDTAGRVEKFRKRAAQASK; this is translated from the coding sequence ATGCGTAAAGATATTCACCCTGACTATGTGGCTTCAAAGATAATTTGCGGTTGTGGCGCTATTACGGATACAAGGGCGACCGTCGCGGAGATCAAAGTTGATATTTGTTCATCCTGTCACCCCTTTTACACGGGCAACCAGAAACTTATAGATACTGCCGGGCGCGTGGAGAAATTCCGAAAGAGGGCGGCGCAGGCCAGCAAGTAG
- the prfA gene encoding peptide chain release factor 1, whose amino-acid sequence MFKKLTSIEKRFDELSDLLSKPENISNQEKYRKYSKEQSDISDIVEAYREYKKVVKTIEDNEEIINSGGDRELSDMAREENEANTELLEKLEGKLKLLMVPRDPDDEKDIILEIRAGTGGDEAGIFAMDVFTMYQRYAQLKGFKVEILSASQTQVGGFKEVIASITGKNVYKQFRYESGVHRVQRVPKTETQGRIHTSAITVAVLPQVEEKDVKLNAGELKIDIYRSSGPGGQSVNTTDSAVRITHLPTGIMVAMQDEKSQHKNREKGMRVLLSRVQDFYMQQEKDKQDASRKKMVGSGDRSERIRTYNFPQGRCTDHRINLTLYSLESIMLGEIDDLIENLQRHAHAEALTAPAPTAPEGK is encoded by the coding sequence ATGTTCAAAAAATTAACTTCTATCGAAAAACGTTTCGACGAACTAAGCGATCTCCTCAGTAAGCCTGAGAATATTTCCAATCAGGAAAAATACAGGAAATACAGCAAGGAGCAGTCCGACATTTCCGACATTGTCGAGGCGTACCGGGAGTATAAAAAGGTGGTCAAAACCATCGAGGATAACGAAGAGATCATAAATAGCGGAGGCGACAGGGAGCTTTCGGATATGGCGCGCGAAGAGAACGAGGCAAACACCGAACTGCTGGAGAAGCTGGAAGGAAAACTGAAACTTCTGATGGTCCCCCGCGACCCCGATGACGAGAAGGACATCATCCTCGAGATAAGGGCCGGTACGGGCGGGGACGAGGCGGGGATTTTCGCGATGGATGTATTCACCATGTACCAGAGGTACGCTCAACTGAAGGGTTTTAAGGTGGAGATCCTGAGCGCAAGTCAGACACAGGTCGGCGGATTCAAGGAGGTGATAGCCTCTATCACCGGGAAGAATGTATATAAGCAATTCAGGTATGAAAGCGGCGTGCATCGCGTCCAGCGCGTCCCCAAAACCGAAACCCAGGGGAGGATACATACATCGGCGATCACCGTCGCGGTTCTACCACAGGTAGAGGAGAAGGATGTAAAGCTGAATGCCGGCGAGCTGAAAATAGACATATACCGGTCAAGCGGACCCGGCGGACAGTCGGTGAATACAACGGACTCTGCAGTAAGGATAACCCACCTCCCGACAGGGATAATGGTGGCGATGCAGGATGAAAAGTCGCAGCATAAGAACAGGGAGAAGGGGATGAGGGTTCTCCTCTCCCGCGTCCAGGATTTCTATATGCAACAGGAAAAGGATAAGCAGGACGCCAGCAGGAAAAAAATGGTCGGTTCCGGCGACAGAAGCGAAAGAATACGCACATACAACTTCCCGCAGGGGAGATGCACCGACCACCGGATAAATCTCACCTTGTACTCGCTGGAATCGATAATGCTTGGCGAGATAGACGATCTGATAGAGAACCTCCAGCGCCACGCGCACGCGGAAGCCTTGACGGCGCCTGCGCCCACCGCGCCGGAAGGGAAATGA